A genomic window from Streptomyces sp. WMMC940 includes:
- a CDS encoding type ISP restriction/modification enzyme: MSGQGGGAGGAAVPLDEIMPWSTGPLRLGRGWVVAPDARTLRARWDALVAAGGEERAALFEETRARGPGRPVAALPGQATGTGPFAEEHGRCPEPVRIVHGPFDEQWILPDHRLIDVARPELWRVADGRQLFVVEQGRVPGDDGPPVLVSGVLPEGRSAGRPGRIRPLYRRPAGCEPNLAPGLRAALRERFPDAAEPGDVLAWVAAAGRPAARGCEVPFTADPGVWARGVELGRQLVGIQLRGVRDGERPRLPGGRRPYVRSAVPARPAALVYDAEEEALLLDGGRIAPVPAEAWDFRVGGVRVLEDWFARRTAEPAAGTLGAIRPSVWPQEWTSELLELVTVLALLGQLRGEREELGEEIARTGWHDLRVPRVPPAARAPASVLDHHEEGPGGQFVLL, translated from the coding sequence ATGAGCGGCCAGGGGGGCGGCGCCGGCGGCGCCGCCGTGCCGCTGGACGAGATCATGCCGTGGTCGACAGGGCCGCTGCGGCTCGGTCGCGGCTGGGTGGTCGCGCCCGACGCCCGGACACTGCGGGCCCGCTGGGACGCCCTGGTCGCGGCGGGGGGCGAGGAGCGGGCCGCCCTGTTCGAGGAGACCCGGGCCCGCGGTCCGGGCCGACCCGTCGCAGCACTGCCGGGGCAGGCCACCGGGACGGGACCGTTCGCCGAGGAGCACGGACGCTGCCCGGAGCCGGTGCGCATCGTCCACGGGCCGTTCGACGAGCAGTGGATCCTCCCCGACCATCGGCTGATCGACGTGGCGCGGCCCGAGCTGTGGCGGGTCGCCGACGGCCGTCAGCTCTTCGTGGTGGAGCAGGGCCGCGTCCCGGGCGACGACGGCCCCCCGGTGCTGGTCTCAGGCGTCCTCCCCGAGGGCCGCTCCGCCGGGAGGCCCGGCCGCATACGCCCCCTGTACCGGCGGCCGGCCGGATGTGAGCCGAACCTGGCACCGGGGCTGCGGGCCGCGCTGCGGGAGCGCTTCCCGGACGCGGCGGAGCCCGGGGACGTGCTCGCATGGGTGGCCGCCGCGGGACGGCCGGCGGCCCGGGGCTGCGAAGTGCCGTTCACGGCGGACCCCGGCGTGTGGGCGCGCGGGGTGGAGCTCGGCCGGCAGCTCGTCGGCATCCAGCTCAGGGGGGTGCGGGACGGTGAGCGCCCGCGGCTGCCGGGCGGCCGGCGCCCGTACGTCCGGTCCGCGGTACCCGCCCGTCCCGCGGCGCTGGTGTACGACGCGGAGGAGGAGGCCCTCCTGCTCGACGGCGGACGGATCGCACCGGTACCGGCGGAGGCGTGGGACTTCCGGGTGGGCGGTGTCCGGGTGCTCGAGGACTGGTTCGCGCGGCGGACCGCGGAGCCGGCGGCCGGGACGCTCGGGGCGATCCGTCCGTCCGTGTGGCCGCAGGAGTGGACCTCGGAGCTGCTGGAGCTGGTCACGGTGCTGGCGCTGCTCGGGCAACTGCGCGGCGAACGTGAGGAATTGGGCGAGGAGATCGCCCGTACCGGCTGGCACGACCTGCGCGTGCCCCGGGTGCCGCCGGCCGCCCGGGCGCCCGCTTCCGTGCTCGACCACCACGAGGAGGGGCCGGGCGGGCAGTTCGTACTGCTCTGA
- a CDS encoding CaiB/BaiF CoA transferase family protein: MSQPLPLEGITVVAVEQAVSAPFATRQLADLGARVIKVERPDGGDFARGYDTAAGGLASHFVWCNRGKESLAVDLKDPRGLAAVRRLIARADVFVQNLAQGAAARLGLDAATLCAAHPRLVAVDISGYGPSGPYAHKRAYDMLVQCEAGLVSVTGTAEQPVKTGIPAADVAAAMYAFSGVLAALLRRGTTGSGGPVEISMLESLAEWMGHPLHHGMHGGAAPERTGLAHAVIAPYDAYPTADGGQVLLSVQNDREWQRLAERVLGRPELAADPAFATNKARTANRGRTDAVVAQALARLDTADAVAALEEAGIACARLNTVADLAAHPQLEARDRWRDIATPVGPLRAMLPPITLPGGAEPGMGAVPALGEHTDALLREAGLTADDIAELHRCGVVPTESPGGERLG, encoded by the coding sequence ATGAGCCAGCCGCTGCCCCTGGAAGGCATCACCGTCGTCGCCGTCGAGCAGGCCGTGTCGGCTCCGTTCGCGACCCGTCAGCTCGCCGACCTCGGCGCCCGTGTGATCAAGGTGGAACGCCCCGACGGCGGCGACTTCGCCCGCGGCTACGACACCGCGGCGGGCGGACTCGCCTCGCACTTCGTCTGGTGCAACCGCGGCAAGGAGTCCCTCGCCGTGGACCTCAAGGACCCCCGGGGGCTGGCGGCGGTCCGCCGGCTGATCGCCAGGGCCGACGTCTTCGTGCAGAACCTCGCCCAGGGCGCGGCCGCCCGGCTCGGGCTGGACGCCGCCACGCTCTGCGCCGCTCACCCGCGGCTGGTCGCGGTGGACATCTCGGGGTACGGGCCGTCCGGCCCGTACGCGCACAAGCGGGCCTACGACATGCTCGTCCAGTGCGAGGCCGGGCTGGTGTCCGTGACCGGCACCGCGGAGCAGCCGGTGAAGACCGGCATCCCGGCGGCGGACGTCGCCGCGGCCATGTACGCCTTCTCGGGGGTGCTGGCCGCCCTGCTGCGGCGAGGCACGACCGGAAGCGGCGGCCCGGTGGAGATCTCGATGCTGGAGTCGCTCGCGGAATGGATGGGGCACCCCCTGCACCACGGGATGCACGGGGGCGCCGCCCCGGAGCGCACGGGTCTGGCGCACGCGGTCATCGCGCCCTACGACGCCTACCCCACGGCCGACGGGGGCCAGGTACTGCTGTCGGTCCAGAACGATCGGGAGTGGCAGCGACTCGCCGAGCGGGTGCTGGGCCGGCCGGAGCTGGCGGCCGATCCCGCCTTCGCGACCAACAAGGCGCGCACGGCGAACCGCGGGAGGACGGACGCGGTGGTCGCCCAGGCGCTGGCCCGGCTGGACACGGCGGACGCCGTGGCGGCGCTGGAGGAGGCGGGGATCGCCTGCGCCCGTCTCAACACCGTGGCCGATCTGGCGGCCCATCCGCAGTTGGAGGCCCGGGACCGCTGGCGGGACATCGCGACCCCCGTCGGCCCGCTGCGGGCGATGCTGCCCCCGATCACCCTCCCGGGCGGCGCGGAGCCGGGCATGGGCGCCGTCCCGGCGCTCGGCGAGCACACGGACGCGCTGCTGCGCGAGGCGGGGCTGACGGCCGACGACATCGCCGAGCTGCACCGGTGCGGGGTCGTTCCCACGGAGTCCCCGGGCGGCGAACGCCTCGGGTGA
- a CDS encoding putative glycolipid-binding domain-containing protein, whose protein sequence is MEFTHPPATAAWLHQDSRQGFEVAFFRFADDGRRIDGYAAVTEDGDAFAVEYDIELDTTWRTRTARIHGRAPSGSRTVLLESDGSGHWAVDGERAPYLDGCFDVDLEASAMTNALPVRRMALPHGTEASAPAVWVRARDLTVGRLEQTYTRTTDRGTHSCYDYRAPASGFSSRIVYDESGLPLEYPGIAVRAG, encoded by the coding sequence GTGGAATTCACGCATCCGCCCGCGACCGCGGCCTGGCTCCACCAGGACTCCAGGCAGGGCTTCGAAGTGGCGTTCTTCCGGTTCGCGGACGACGGCCGACGCATCGACGGCTACGCGGCGGTCACGGAGGACGGCGACGCCTTCGCCGTCGAGTACGACATCGAACTGGACACGACGTGGCGGACACGGACGGCACGGATCCACGGCCGCGCGCCCTCCGGCAGCCGAACGGTGCTGCTGGAGTCGGACGGCTCGGGCCACTGGGCGGTCGACGGCGAACGGGCGCCGTACCTCGACGGCTGCTTCGACGTCGACCTCGAGGCGTCGGCGATGACCAACGCCCTGCCCGTGCGCAGGATGGCGCTGCCCCACGGCACCGAGGCGTCCGCGCCCGCCGTGTGGGTGCGCGCCCGCGACCTCACCGTGGGACGGCTGGAGCAGACCTACACCCGTACCACCGACCGGGGCACCCACAGCTGCTACGACTACCGGGCGCCCGCCTCCGGCTTCTCTTCCCGGATCGTCTACGACGAGTCCGGGCTGCCGCTGGAGTACCCGGGGATCGCCGTCCGCGCGGGCTGA
- a CDS encoding Zn-dependent alcohol dehydrogenase, with protein sequence MVRAAVLPAVGSALEITGIRLPEPGPGRVRVRLAAAGVCHSDLSLSDGTMQVPVPAVLGHEGAGTVVSVGEGVTHVAPGDAVVLNWAPSCGRCHHCSIGEVWLCAGALKGAGAVHAVTEDGTELHPGLNVAAFAEETVVAANCVLPLPEGVPLTDAALLGCAVLTGYGAVHHSARVREGESVVVLGAGGVGLATVQAARIAGASRIVAVDVSPGKAELALAAGATDFVVASENTAREVRGLTGGQGADVAVECVGRAVTIRAAWDSTRRGGRTTVVGIGGRDQQVTFHALELFHWGRTLSGCVYGNSDPARDIPVLAEHIRAGRLDLSALITERIGLDGIPAAFENMLAGKGGRALVVFP encoded by the coding sequence GTGGTCCGCGCCGCAGTCCTGCCCGCCGTCGGCTCCGCCCTGGAGATCACCGGCATCCGCCTCCCCGAGCCGGGTCCCGGCCGCGTGAGGGTCCGCCTCGCCGCCGCCGGGGTCTGCCACTCCGATCTGTCCCTGTCCGACGGCACCATGCAGGTGCCGGTCCCCGCCGTTCTCGGGCACGAGGGCGCGGGCACGGTCGTCTCCGTCGGCGAGGGCGTCACCCATGTCGCCCCCGGCGACGCGGTGGTGCTCAACTGGGCGCCGTCCTGCGGGCGTTGCCACCACTGCTCCATCGGCGAGGTGTGGCTCTGCGCCGGTGCGCTCAAGGGCGCCGGCGCCGTCCACGCCGTCACCGAGGACGGCACCGAACTGCACCCCGGGCTCAACGTCGCCGCCTTCGCGGAGGAGACCGTCGTCGCGGCGAACTGTGTGCTGCCGCTCCCGGAGGGCGTGCCGCTCACCGATGCCGCGCTGCTCGGCTGCGCGGTCCTCACCGGCTACGGCGCGGTCCACCACTCGGCCCGGGTCCGGGAGGGGGAGTCCGTCGTCGTCCTCGGGGCCGGCGGGGTCGGCCTCGCCACCGTCCAGGCGGCCCGGATCGCCGGCGCCTCGAGGATCGTCGCCGTGGACGTGTCGCCGGGGAAGGCGGAACTCGCCCTCGCCGCCGGGGCCACCGACTTCGTCGTCGCCTCGGAGAACACCGCCCGCGAGGTCCGCGGGCTGACCGGCGGGCAGGGCGCCGACGTGGCCGTGGAGTGCGTGGGCCGCGCCGTGACGATCCGCGCCGCCTGGGACTCCACCCGGCGGGGCGGGCGGACCACGGTGGTCGGCATCGGCGGCCGGGACCAGCAGGTCACCTTCCACGCCCTGGAGCTGTTCCACTGGGGACGTACGCTCTCCGGCTGCGTCTACGGCAATTCCGACCCGGCCCGGGACATCCCCGTGCTCGCAGAGCACATCCGGGCCGGCCGGCTGGACCTGAGCGCCCTCATCACCGAGCGGATCGGCCTCGACGGCATCCCGGCCGCCTTCGAGAACATGCTCGCGGGCAAGGGCGGCAGAGCGCTCGTCGTCTTCCCGTAG
- a CDS encoding aldehyde dehydrogenase family protein, which yields MKAHDGMYIGGAWRPAAGADSIAVVDPADEQIIAHVPAGTPEDVDAAVRAARDAFPGWAATAPAERAGHIAALRDVLAARKDEIAATVTAELGAPTRLAETVHAGLPVLVAGSYAELAASYDFEEKIGNSTVLHEPVGVVGAITPWNYPLHQIVAKAAPALAAGCTVVLKPAEDTPLTAQLFAEAVHEAGLPAGVFNLVTGLGPVAGQALAEHPGVDLVSFTGSTAVGRRIGATAGGAVKRVALELGGKSANVILPGADLARAVNAGIANVMSNSGQTCSAWTRMLVHRDRYEEAVALAAESVAKYVPGDRLGPLVSDRQRERVRGFIERGLAEGARLVAGGPEAPREKGYYVSPTVFADVTPEMTIAQEEIFGPVVSLMEYEDVDDALRIANGTVYGLAGAVWGEQDEAVAFARRMDTGQVDINGGRFNPLAPFGGYKQSGVGRELGAHGLTEYLHTKSLQF from the coding sequence ATGAAGGCCCACGACGGGATGTACATCGGCGGGGCGTGGCGCCCCGCCGCCGGTGCCGACTCCATCGCGGTGGTCGATCCCGCGGACGAGCAGATCATCGCCCATGTCCCGGCCGGCACGCCGGAGGACGTCGATGCGGCGGTGCGTGCCGCCCGTGACGCCTTCCCCGGCTGGGCCGCCACCGCGCCCGCCGAGCGTGCCGGGCACATCGCGGCGCTCCGCGACGTGCTCGCCGCCCGCAAGGACGAGATCGCCGCGACCGTCACCGCCGAGCTCGGCGCCCCGACCAGGCTCGCCGAGACCGTCCACGCCGGTCTGCCGGTCCTCGTCGCCGGTTCGTACGCCGAGCTCGCCGCCTCGTACGACTTCGAGGAGAAGATCGGCAACTCCACCGTGCTGCACGAGCCGGTCGGCGTCGTCGGCGCGATCACCCCGTGGAACTACCCGCTCCACCAGATCGTCGCCAAGGCCGCGCCCGCCCTCGCCGCCGGCTGCACCGTGGTGCTCAAGCCCGCCGAGGACACTCCGCTCACCGCCCAGCTCTTCGCCGAGGCCGTTCACGAGGCCGGGCTCCCGGCCGGTGTGTTCAACCTCGTCACCGGCCTCGGGCCGGTCGCCGGCCAGGCCCTCGCCGAGCACCCCGGCGTGGACCTGGTCTCCTTCACCGGCTCCACCGCCGTCGGCCGCCGCATCGGCGCGACCGCGGGCGGCGCGGTCAAGCGCGTCGCGCTGGAACTCGGCGGCAAGTCCGCCAATGTGATCCTCCCCGGCGCCGATCTCGCCCGCGCCGTGAACGCCGGGATCGCGAACGTCATGTCCAACTCCGGCCAGACGTGCAGCGCCTGGACCCGCATGCTGGTGCACAGGGACCGGTACGAGGAGGCAGTGGCCCTGGCCGCCGAATCCGTCGCCAAGTACGTCCCCGGCGACCGCCTCGGCCCGCTCGTCAGCGACCGGCAGCGGGAACGCGTCCGCGGCTTCATCGAGCGCGGCCTCGCCGAGGGCGCCCGGCTCGTCGCCGGCGGCCCGGAGGCCCCGCGCGAGAAGGGCTACTACGTCTCGCCGACCGTCTTCGCCGACGTCACCCCGGAGATGACCATCGCGCAGGAGGAGATCTTCGGCCCGGTCGTCTCGCTCATGGAGTACGAGGACGTGGACGACGCCCTGCGGATCGCCAACGGCACGGTCTACGGGCTCGCGGGCGCCGTATGGGGCGAGCAGGACGAGGCCGTCGCCTTCGCCCGCCGGATGGACACCGGCCAGGTCGACATCAACGGCGGCCGTTTCAACCCACTGGCACCCTTCGGCGGGTACAAGCAGTCGGGCGTGGGCCGTGAACTCGGCGCGCACGGCCTCACCGAGTACCTGCACACCAAGTCCCTGCAGTTCTGA
- a CDS encoding molybdopterin oxidoreductase family protein encodes MPGTDAIRTALRICPLCEATCGLTLTVERDGAGERVGAVRGDRDDVFSKGFICPKGASFGALDSDPDRLRVPLVRDENGELREAGWDEAFDLIAARIRPLIEKHGPDAVGVVLGNPNVHTMAGGLYPPVLLSTLRTRNLFTASTLDQMPKHVSSGLLFGNPVAIPVPDLDRTDHLLLLGANPLDSNGSLCTAPDFPGRLKALRRRGGRLTVVDPRRTRTARLADRHVAIRPGTDALLLAALVHVLFEEGLTDPDPLGGRVEGVDEVREAVRDFTPEAVAAACDLDADVVRTIARELAAAPTAAVYGRIGSCTVEHGTLASWLVDVLNVLTGNLDRPGGVLFPLAAHDRAPRPATEPAPPGKGFALGRWASRVAGHPEAKGELPIAALPEEIETPGEGRIRAVITIAANPVLSAPDGDRLDRALGALDLMVSVDPYLNETSRHADVVLPPPPPSRSGHYDFSFNGLAVRNQARYTPPAVPLDEGAPDECEIHARLILAVGGMHGADPSTVDDMVISASLGRAVADPRSPVHGQDAGELAGRLSGRSGPERRLDMMLRLGPYDLTLDDLLAHPHGIDLGPLRPRLAQVLRTRSGRVELLPGPIAEDLPRLRQALGARDDRLVLVGRRHLRSNNSWMHNVPALNGGSNRCTLQVHPDDAARLGLADGALARIKAAGGELEAPVEITGDVRTGVVSLPHGWGHDRPGTRMRVAAARPGVNVNQLLDGSLLDPLSGTAVLNGFPVEVAPAH; translated from the coding sequence ATGCCAGGAACCGACGCCATCCGCACCGCCCTGCGGATCTGCCCGCTGTGCGAGGCCACCTGCGGACTGACCCTGACCGTCGAACGGGACGGTGCGGGGGAGCGGGTCGGCGCGGTCCGCGGGGACCGGGACGACGTCTTCAGCAAGGGGTTCATCTGTCCCAAGGGCGCCTCCTTCGGCGCGCTGGACTCCGATCCCGACCGGCTGCGGGTCCCGCTCGTGCGCGACGAGAACGGCGAACTGCGCGAGGCGGGCTGGGACGAGGCGTTCGACCTGATCGCCGCGCGGATACGACCGCTGATCGAGAAACACGGCCCGGACGCGGTGGGCGTCGTCCTCGGCAACCCGAACGTGCACACCATGGCCGGCGGGCTCTATCCGCCCGTGCTGCTGTCGACACTGCGCACCCGCAACCTCTTCACCGCAAGCACCCTCGACCAGATGCCCAAGCACGTCTCCAGCGGACTGCTCTTCGGCAACCCGGTCGCGATCCCCGTACCCGACCTGGACCGCACCGACCATCTGCTGCTCCTCGGCGCCAACCCGCTGGACTCCAACGGCAGCCTGTGCACCGCACCCGACTTCCCGGGCAGGCTCAAGGCGCTGCGCCGCCGCGGCGGCCGGCTCACCGTGGTGGACCCCCGCCGTACCCGCACCGCCCGGCTCGCCGACCGGCACGTGGCCATCCGGCCTGGTACGGACGCGCTGCTGCTCGCCGCACTCGTCCATGTGCTCTTCGAGGAAGGGCTCACCGATCCCGACCCGCTCGGCGGGCGGGTCGAGGGTGTGGACGAGGTGCGCGAGGCGGTACGGGACTTCACCCCCGAGGCCGTGGCGGCGGCCTGCGACCTGGACGCGGACGTCGTCCGCACCATCGCCCGCGAACTCGCCGCCGCGCCGACCGCCGCCGTGTACGGCCGCATCGGAAGCTGCACCGTCGAGCACGGCACCCTCGCCAGCTGGCTCGTCGACGTCCTCAACGTCCTCACCGGCAACCTCGACCGGCCCGGCGGGGTCCTCTTCCCACTCGCCGCGCACGACCGCGCACCCCGTCCCGCCACCGAACCGGCCCCGCCCGGGAAGGGCTTCGCCCTCGGCCGCTGGGCCAGCAGGGTCGCCGGCCACCCCGAGGCCAAGGGCGAACTGCCCATCGCCGCACTCCCCGAGGAGATCGAGACGCCCGGCGAGGGCCGGATCCGCGCCGTGATCACCATCGCCGCCAATCCCGTGCTGTCCGCGCCCGACGGCGACCGGCTGGACCGGGCGCTCGGCGCACTCGACCTCATGGTCAGCGTCGACCCCTACCTGAACGAGACCTCGCGCCACGCCGACGTCGTCCTGCCACCGCCGCCCCCGTCGCGCAGCGGGCACTACGACTTCTCGTTCAACGGACTCGCCGTGCGCAACCAGGCCCGCTACACCCCTCCCGCCGTCCCGCTCGACGAGGGCGCGCCGGACGAGTGCGAGATCCACGCCCGGCTGATCCTGGCGGTGGGCGGTATGCACGGGGCCGACCCGTCCACGGTCGACGACATGGTCATATCGGCCTCCCTCGGCAGGGCCGTCGCCGATCCCCGTTCGCCGGTGCACGGCCAGGACGCGGGGGAGCTCGCGGGTCGGCTCAGCGGCCGCAGCGGCCCGGAGCGGCGCCTCGACATGATGCTGCGTCTAGGACCGTACGACCTCACCCTCGACGATCTGCTCGCGCACCCGCACGGCATCGACCTCGGGCCGCTGAGGCCGCGGCTGGCCCAGGTGCTCAGGACCCGCAGCGGGCGCGTCGAACTGCTGCCCGGCCCCATCGCGGAAGACCTGCCGCGGCTGCGGCAGGCGCTCGGGGCCCGGGACGACCGGCTGGTGCTCGTCGGCCGCCGTCATCTGCGCTCCAACAACAGCTGGATGCACAACGTCCCGGCCCTCAACGGGGGTTCGAACCGCTGCACCCTCCAGGTCCATCCCGACGACGCCGCCCGGCTGGGGCTGGCGGACGGCGCCCTCGCCCGGATCAAGGCGGCCGGGGGGGAGCTGGAGGCCCCGGTCGAGATCACCGGCGATGTGCGCACGGGGGTGGTGAGCCTCCCGCACGGCTGGGGGCACGACCGCCCGGGCACCCGGATGCGGGTGGCGGCGGCCCGTCCGGGCGTCAACGTCAACCAGCTGCTCGACGGCTCGCTGCTCGACCCGCTCTCCGGCACCGCCGTGCTCAACGGCTTTCCCGTGGAGGTGGCGCCGGCCCACTGA
- the hmgA gene encoding homogentisate 1,2-dioxygenase: MSGIEQARKTAEGLEYLSGFGNEHGSEAVPGALPLGRNSPQRAPLGLYAEQLSGSAFTEPRAHNRRSWLYRIRPSAAHPPFVRADNGALRTAPFTETVPDPNRLRWDPLPEPAPGTDWLAGLWTLGGNGDVAQRTGMAVHLYHADASMERRVFSDADGELLIVPEQGGLLLRTELGLLSVEPGEVALVPRGVRFRVELLDGSVRGYVCENYGQPFTLPELGPIGANGLANPRDFRVPVAAYEDVEGDVEVVSKFCGNLWTATYDHSPLDVVAWHGSHVPYVYDLRTFNVMGTISYDHPDPSIFTVLTSPSDTPGLAGVDFVVFAPRWLVGEDTFRPPYFHRNVMSEYMGLIEGAYDAKTAGKGGFVPGGGSLHNMMSAHGPDRETFDKASAAELRPQRIEDGLAFMFETRWPVTATAQAANADHLQRAYDDVWQGLERHFRS; this comes from the coding sequence ATGAGCGGTATCGAGCAGGCGAGGAAGACGGCAGAAGGGCTGGAGTACCTGTCGGGATTCGGCAATGAGCACGGCTCGGAGGCCGTCCCGGGAGCCCTGCCGCTCGGACGGAACTCGCCGCAGCGCGCCCCCCTCGGGCTCTACGCCGAGCAGCTGAGCGGCAGCGCGTTCACCGAGCCCCGCGCGCACAACCGGCGCTCGTGGCTGTACCGCATCCGGCCGTCCGCCGCCCACCCCCCGTTCGTCCGGGCCGACAACGGCGCCCTGCGAACCGCGCCGTTCACCGAGACCGTGCCGGACCCGAACCGGCTCCGCTGGGACCCGCTGCCGGAGCCCGCGCCCGGCACGGACTGGCTGGCCGGTCTGTGGACCCTCGGCGGGAACGGTGACGTCGCCCAGCGCACGGGCATGGCCGTGCACCTCTACCACGCCGACGCGTCCATGGAGCGGCGGGTGTTCAGCGACGCCGACGGCGAGCTGCTGATCGTGCCCGAGCAGGGCGGTCTGCTGCTCCGCACGGAGCTGGGCCTGCTGTCCGTGGAGCCCGGTGAGGTCGCGCTGGTCCCCCGGGGCGTGCGCTTCCGGGTGGAACTGCTCGACGGCTCCGTCCGGGGCTATGTCTGCGAGAACTACGGACAGCCCTTCACCCTGCCCGAGCTGGGCCCGATCGGCGCCAACGGACTGGCCAACCCCCGCGACTTCCGGGTTCCGGTCGCGGCGTACGAGGACGTCGAGGGCGACGTCGAGGTCGTCAGCAAGTTCTGCGGCAATCTGTGGACCGCCACCTACGACCACTCGCCCCTCGACGTCGTCGCCTGGCACGGCAGCCATGTGCCCTACGTCTACGACCTGCGGACGTTCAACGTGATGGGAACGATCTCGTACGACCACCCCGATCCGTCGATCTTCACGGTGCTCACCTCACCGAGCGACACCCCCGGGCTCGCCGGCGTCGACTTCGTGGTGTTCGCGCCGCGCTGGCTCGTCGGCGAGGACACCTTCCGGCCCCCGTACTTCCACCGCAACGTGATGAGCGAGTACATGGGCCTCATCGAGGGCGCCTACGACGCGAAGACCGCCGGAAAGGGAGGCTTCGTCCCGGGCGGCGGTTCGCTGCACAACATGATGTCGGCGCACGGACCCGACCGGGAGACCTTCGACAAGGCGAGCGCCGCCGAGCTCAGGCCGCAGCGGATCGAGGACGGGCTCGCGTTCATGTTCGAGACCCGCTGGCCGGTGACCGCCACCGCCCAGGCGGCGAACGCGGACCACCTGCAGAGGGCGTACGACGACGTATGGCAGGGTCTGGAGCGCCACTTCCGGTCCTGA
- a CDS encoding GntR family transcriptional regulator → MTAFAPDSLVLNRKLPLWYQVSQSLRASILGRRPHDPLRLPTEEQLAEHYGVSVLTMRQALKELESEGLISRHRRRGTFIEPGVRRSAPRRLLGSIDAIVAQQSGELTTVLGHAPEPVPGGLAEYFPDTDEVVTYRRLRCDGDSGEPVNWAENAVRPDVAARLDVADLERWPMTKVLRDAVGVRISRITDTVEARLADPETAELLQVPLLSPILHYTGVTYDEEGRVVDVARIRYRGDRFSFSVTVEAE, encoded by the coding sequence GTGACCGCCTTCGCCCCCGACTCGCTCGTCCTGAACCGCAAGCTGCCCCTGTGGTACCAGGTCTCGCAGTCGCTGCGTGCCTCGATACTCGGCCGCAGACCGCACGACCCGCTGCGCCTGCCGACGGAGGAGCAGCTGGCCGAGCACTACGGGGTGAGCGTGCTGACCATGCGGCAGGCACTCAAGGAACTGGAGTCGGAAGGGCTCATCAGCCGGCACCGGCGCCGCGGCACCTTCATCGAACCGGGGGTCCGGCGCAGCGCGCCCCGGCGGCTGCTGGGCTCGATCGACGCGATCGTGGCCCAGCAGTCCGGCGAGCTGACGACCGTCCTCGGGCACGCCCCGGAACCGGTGCCGGGCGGGCTCGCCGAGTACTTCCCGGACACGGACGAGGTCGTCACGTACCGCAGGCTGCGGTGCGACGGCGACAGCGGGGAGCCCGTGAACTGGGCGGAGAACGCGGTACGTCCGGACGTCGCCGCCCGGCTGGACGTGGCGGACCTGGAGCGCTGGCCGATGACCAAGGTGTTGCGGGACGCCGTCGGGGTACGGATCAGCCGCATCACGGACACGGTGGAGGCCCGGCTCGCCGACCCGGAGACGGCGGAGCTCCTCCAGGTGCCGCTGCTGTCGCCCATCCTCCACTACACGGGCGTGACGTACGACGAGGAGGGGCGGGTGGTGGACGTGGCACGGATCAGGTACCGGGGCGACCGGTTCTCGTTCTCCGTGACCGTCGAGGCGGAATGA